The proteins below are encoded in one region of Peribacillus muralis:
- the fsa gene encoding fructose-6-phosphate aldolase, with protein sequence MKFFIDTANMEEIKQAHELGVLAGVTTNPSLVAREKGVSFHDRLREITSLVKDSVSAEVIALDFEGMMAEAKELVAIAPNITIKVPMTPDGLKAVAALTKQGVKTNVTLIFSANQALLAARAGATYVSPFLGRLDDIGQNGLHLISDIADIFAIHDIKAEIIAASIRHPMHITDAALKGAHIATIPYKVLMQLFHHPLTDKGIEAFLKDWNSRLEA encoded by the coding sequence ATGAAATTCTTTATAGATACAGCAAACATGGAAGAAATCAAACAAGCGCATGAACTTGGCGTATTAGCAGGAGTAACGACTAACCCGTCCCTTGTTGCAAGAGAAAAGGGCGTTTCTTTTCATGACCGTTTAAGGGAAATTACCAGCCTTGTCAAGGATTCCGTTTCTGCGGAAGTCATTGCACTCGATTTTGAAGGAATGATGGCTGAAGCGAAGGAACTTGTTGCGATTGCGCCTAATATCACGATCAAAGTGCCAATGACTCCAGATGGATTAAAGGCTGTTGCCGCCCTTACAAAGCAAGGAGTCAAAACGAACGTGACCCTTATTTTCAGTGCCAACCAAGCATTATTGGCAGCAAGGGCAGGAGCTACTTATGTATCTCCATTTTTAGGGCGTTTGGATGATATCGGTCAAAATGGCTTGCATTTAATTTCGGACATTGCTGACATTTTCGCGATCCATGATATCAAGGCGGAAATCATTGCCGCTTCCATCCGCCACCCGATGCATATTACGGATGCCGCTCTTAAAGGGGCTCATATTGCAACGATTCCTTATAAAGTATTAATGCAATTATTCCACCACCCATTGACTGACAAAGGAATTGAAGCGTTCTTGAAGGATTGGAATTCACGTTTAGAAGCATAA
- a CDS encoding class II fructose-bisphosphate aldolase, whose translation MPLVSMKDMLNKALDEKYAVGQFNINNLEWTQAILAAAEQEKSPVILGVSEGAARHMGGFKTTVMMVQGLLEDMKITVPVAIHLDHGSSYDKCKEAIEAGFTSVMIDASHHPIEENIETTKKVVEFAHARNVSVEAEVGTVGGQEDDIIADGVVYADPQECEQLVKETNVDCFAPALGSVHGPYKGEPNLGYKEMEEVRDLTNKPLVLHGGTGIPTKDIQKAISLGTSKINVNTENQIVFTKAVREILNSDAEVYDPRKFLVPGREAIKETVVGKIREFGSNGKA comes from the coding sequence ATGCCTTTAGTTTCTATGAAAGATATGCTTAATAAAGCTCTTGATGAAAAGTATGCAGTAGGTCAATTCAACATCAATAACCTGGAGTGGACCCAAGCTATTCTAGCTGCTGCGGAACAAGAAAAATCCCCAGTCATCCTAGGCGTTTCCGAAGGGGCTGCCCGTCATATGGGTGGTTTCAAAACGACTGTCATGATGGTTCAAGGTTTGTTGGAAGACATGAAAATTACCGTTCCTGTGGCCATTCACCTTGACCATGGTTCAAGTTATGATAAATGTAAAGAAGCGATCGAAGCTGGATTCACTTCAGTAATGATTGATGCTTCTCATCATCCGATTGAGGAGAACATCGAAACGACGAAGAAGGTTGTTGAATTCGCCCATGCACGCAATGTATCCGTTGAAGCGGAAGTGGGTACGGTCGGCGGACAAGAAGATGATATAATTGCTGATGGCGTTGTATATGCAGACCCTCAGGAATGTGAACAATTAGTCAAAGAAACGAATGTTGACTGCTTCGCACCAGCATTGGGATCTGTTCATGGACCATACAAAGGTGAACCGAACCTTGGCTATAAAGAAATGGAAGAAGTACGTGATTTAACGAACAAGCCATTAGTTCTTCATGGCGGGACAGGCATCCCGACGAAAGACATCCAAAAAGCGATTTCGCTTGGAACATCAAAAATTAACGTGAATACGGAAAATCAAATTGTATTCACGAAAGCTGTACGTGAGATCCTGAATAGCGATGCGGAAGTTTACGATCCACGTAAATTCTTGGTACCTGGCCGTGAAGCGATCAAAGAAACGGTCGTTGGCAAAATCCGTGAGTTCGGTTCAAACGGTAAAGCATAA
- a CDS encoding response regulator, with amino-acid sequence MSGKILIVDDQFGIRILLNEVLHKEGYDTFQAANGIQALEVLNNHSPDLVLLDMKIPGMDGIEILKRMKVVDPDIRVIIMTAYGELDMIQEAKDLGAMTHFAKPFDIDDIRKAVREYFPIQSN; translated from the coding sequence ATGTCAGGGAAAATATTGATAGTTGATGATCAATTCGGGATCCGTATTTTATTGAACGAGGTTTTACATAAAGAAGGGTATGATACATTTCAAGCTGCAAATGGAATTCAAGCCCTGGAAGTACTGAATAATCATTCACCGGATCTTGTGTTGCTCGATATGAAGATTCCCGGGATGGATGGTATAGAAATCCTGAAACGGATGAAGGTGGTCGATCCTGATATCCGGGTCATAATCATGACCGCTTATGGCGAGCTTGATATGATCCAAGAAGCGAAGGATTTAGGGGCAATGACCCATTTTGCTAAGCCTTTCGATATTGATGATATTAGAAAAGCCGTTCGTGAATACTTCCCGATTCAGTCAAATTAA
- a CDS encoding DUF2529 domain-containing protein translates to MLKIFSTQLSGIFKKMMDNEAFGMEDAGRLLAQAAVGDGSIFIQGFGEMQGVTSEALDGAEPFPKAKRYEHGETISREDRFLIFTRYSDDHEALKLAHALREEDIPFVAISTSVSSNEESLMELADVHIDLRIHRGLIPDETGNRFGYPTLIAALFAYYGIKFTLEEIIQEYQNEED, encoded by the coding sequence ATGTTAAAAATTTTCTCGACACAACTAAGCGGTATATTCAAAAAAATGATGGACAATGAAGCCTTTGGAATGGAGGATGCCGGGCGCCTGCTGGCACAGGCCGCTGTTGGGGATGGCTCCATCTTCATACAAGGTTTTGGTGAAATGCAAGGTGTCACCTCCGAAGCCTTGGACGGGGCAGAGCCCTTTCCGAAAGCAAAAAGATATGAACACGGCGAAACTATTTCAAGAGAAGATCGATTTCTTATATTCACCAGGTATTCGGATGATCACGAAGCATTGAAGCTTGCACATGCACTTAGGGAAGAAGATATACCCTTTGTCGCAATATCAACCTCCGTATCGTCCAATGAAGAATCTCTCATGGAGCTGGCTGACGTACATATCGATTTACGGATCCACCGGGGATTGATTCCTGATGAAACCGGAAACCGCTTCGGCTACCCCACCCTCATTGCCGCCCTTTTTGCCTATTATGGAATTAAATTCACTCTTGAGGAAATTATACAAGAATATCAAAATGAAGAAGATTAA
- a CDS encoding CTP synthase yields MTKYIFVTGGVVSSLGKGITAASLGRLLKNRGLNVTIQKFDPYINLDPGTMSPYQHGEVFVTDDGAETDLDLGHYERFIDINLGKHSNVTTGKIYSTVLRKERRGDYLGGTVQVIPHITNEIKERVFRSGNETNADIVITEIGGTVGDIESLPFLEAIRQIKSDIGINNVMYIHCTLVPYIKAAGEMKTKPTQHSVKELRSLGIQPNIIVARTESPISQDMKDKIALFCDIDKKSVIECLDADTLYSIPLALQAQNMDQIVCDHLKLDCAEADMEDWKELVKKVTSLSKKTKIALVGKYVELQDAYLSVVEALKHAGYAFDADVEIDWVNSEDVTKENVAELLQDADGILVPGGFGDRGIEGKIAATEYARTTKTPFFGICLGMQLASIEYARNVLGLPEAHSAEIQADTPDPIIDLLPEQKDVEDLGGTLRLGLYPCKLIEGTKAYEAYNDEVVYERHRHRYEFNNHYRQAMEEAGFVFSGTSPDGRLVEIVELKDHPWFVASQFHPEFTSRPNRPQPLFRDFVGMSLKRSEKL; encoded by the coding sequence ATGACAAAATATATTTTTGTGACAGGTGGAGTAGTTTCTTCCTTAGGAAAAGGGATAACGGCCGCTTCGTTGGGACGACTTTTAAAAAATAGGGGATTGAATGTTACGATCCAAAAATTTGACCCTTATATCAACTTGGATCCAGGAACGATGAGTCCATATCAACATGGTGAAGTGTTCGTTACGGATGATGGTGCGGAGACGGATTTGGACCTGGGCCATTATGAGCGGTTCATCGATATCAACCTTGGTAAGCACAGCAATGTGACTACAGGGAAAATATATTCGACCGTCCTTAGAAAAGAACGCCGCGGCGACTATTTGGGTGGAACGGTTCAAGTCATTCCCCACATTACGAATGAAATCAAGGAGCGGGTTTTCCGTTCAGGCAATGAAACGAATGCGGATATCGTCATTACTGAAATTGGCGGTACTGTAGGGGATATCGAATCCCTTCCATTCCTTGAAGCGATCCGTCAAATCAAGAGTGATATCGGAATCAATAATGTTATGTATATCCACTGTACACTCGTTCCTTATATTAAAGCTGCTGGTGAAATGAAAACGAAACCGACTCAGCATAGTGTGAAGGAATTGCGCAGCCTTGGCATTCAGCCGAATATCATCGTTGCACGTACAGAAAGCCCGATCTCACAAGATATGAAGGATAAAATTGCTTTATTCTGCGATATCGATAAAAAATCGGTTATCGAATGCCTTGATGCAGATACGCTTTACTCCATCCCTCTTGCCCTTCAAGCACAAAATATGGACCAAATCGTTTGTGACCACTTGAAATTGGACTGCGCCGAGGCGGATATGGAAGATTGGAAGGAACTAGTCAAAAAGGTTACGTCTTTATCGAAAAAAACGAAAATCGCTCTTGTCGGAAAATATGTTGAACTGCAAGATGCTTATCTTTCTGTAGTGGAAGCACTTAAGCACGCAGGTTATGCATTTGATGCCGATGTTGAAATCGACTGGGTCAATTCGGAAGACGTAACGAAAGAAAATGTTGCTGAACTTCTTCAAGATGCAGATGGCATCCTTGTTCCTGGCGGCTTTGGAGATCGTGGTATCGAAGGGAAAATTGCCGCGACGGAATATGCCCGTACGACAAAAACACCGTTCTTCGGAATCTGTTTGGGCATGCAATTGGCGTCCATTGAATATGCGCGCAACGTATTAGGGTTGCCGGAAGCTCATTCTGCTGAAATTCAAGCGGATACTCCAGATCCAATCATCGATCTTCTTCCAGAACAAAAGGATGTAGAAGATTTGGGCGGTACACTTCGTCTTGGCTTATACCCATGTAAGCTTATCGAGGGAACCAAGGCTTACGAGGCGTATAATGACGAGGTTGTGTATGAACGTCACCGTCATCGTTATGAATTCAATAATCATTACCGTCAGGCGATGGAAGAGGCTGGATTCGTCTTCTCCGGAACAAGCCCAGATGGCCGTCTTGTTGAAATCGTTGAATTGAAGGATCATCCTTGGTTTGTGGCTTCTCAATTCCATCCGGAATTCACGTCACGCCCTAACCGTCCACAGCCACTATTCCGTGACTTTGTTGGGATGTCTTTAAAGCGCAGCGAGAAACTTTAA
- the rpoE gene encoding DNA-directed RNA polymerase subunit delta — protein MSLKQYSKEQLLEMSLIEMAYDLLVERNEPIPFKDLISELASLHHLSKAEVAKKIAQFYTDLNVDGRFTSLGDNRWGLKTWYPVDQIEEEVVHVVKPKKKKKAKKAAVVIDDFDELDDEDLDFDEDVDDLDEDEDEDDDDILGSPVIDEVLLDDDVDDDDDLEEEIIEDESFVLEDDEDEDEDEDELDEENEK, from the coding sequence TTGAGTTTAAAACAATACTCAAAAGAGCAATTATTGGAAATGTCCTTAATAGAGATGGCATATGATTTGTTAGTGGAAAGAAATGAACCGATTCCATTCAAAGACCTAATCAGTGAACTGGCTTCGCTGCATCATTTATCAAAAGCGGAAGTGGCAAAAAAGATTGCCCAATTCTATACCGATTTAAATGTTGATGGCCGTTTCACTTCACTTGGGGACAACCGTTGGGGATTGAAAACTTGGTACCCGGTTGATCAAATCGAAGAAGAAGTGGTCCATGTCGTAAAACCGAAAAAGAAAAAGAAAGCGAAAAAGGCTGCTGTCGTCATCGATGATTTCGACGAACTTGATGATGAAGATCTTGATTTCGATGAAGATGTTGATGATCTGGACGAGGATGAGGATGAGGATGACGATGATATCCTAGGTTCTCCAGTTATCGACGAAGTGCTATTGGACGATGACGTGGATGATGATGACGATCTCGAAGAAGAAATAATTGAAGATGAATCATTCGTCCTGGAAGATGATGAGGACGAAGATGAAGATGAAGATGAGCTGGATGAAGAGAATGAAAAATAA